One region of Channa argus isolate prfri chromosome 20, Channa argus male v1.0, whole genome shotgun sequence genomic DNA includes:
- the LOC137106019 gene encoding zinc finger protein 503-like, whose product MITSPTVCVLRNSTNSAWESGSSGERGALKISQLSVYSCVSPADPSRQASRLPIKVLKMLTARAGHILHPEYLQPLPSTPVSPIELDAKKSPLALLAQTCSQIGKPDPPSSSKLSSVTSNGSSDKETKSGPLKMSDIGADDKSSFKPYSKSSEKKDSSSSLSGDKNSFRVPSATCQPFTPRTGSPSSCTSVSPLPSEGKAGDKEEKKESDSNKSSTTDGNSSHRISGITSDAQQDNTSGSKTVTSDSASVTSSSSSILGSGLVAPVSPYKPGHSVFPLPPAGISYPGSLAGAYAGYPQPFLPPGMSLDPTKSSSQLLSAQFAAANSLGCSKGTSPLAGASPPSLMSAGLCRDPYCLSYHCTSHLSGASSANCAHDSAAAAAAATALKSGYPLMYPTHPLHGVHSSAPSFSGHPLYPYGFMLPNDPLPHVCNWVSANGPCDKRFSSSEELLSHLRTHTAFAGTEKLLSGYPGSSLANAAAAAAMACHMHMPPSGSPGSPSTLALRAPHHGFGLSSRYHPYSKSPLPTPGAPVPVPAATGPYYSPYALYGQRLTTASALGYQ is encoded by the exons ATGATCACATCGCCCACGGTCTGTGTCCTGAGAAATAGCACGAATTCAGCGTGGGAGAGCGGTTCCTCGGGGGAGAGGGGCGCATTGAAGATTAGCCAGCTATCAGTCTACAGTTGCGTTTCTCCCGCAGACCCTTCTCGCCAAGCTAGTCGTCTTCCCATAAAGGTTTTGAAAATGCTTACAGCCCGGGCAGGACACATTTTACACCCGGAGTACCTTCAGCCTTTGCCGTCCACCCCCGTCAGTCCCATCGAG CTGGATGCCAAGAAAAGTCCACTGGCTCTTTTGGCTCAAACGTGCTCTCAGATCGGCAAACCGGACCCGCCGTCCTCCTCGAAATTGTCCTCTGTGACCTCAAATGGATCTAGCGATAAGGAGACCAAATCCGGTCCTCTAAAAATGAGCGACATAGGAGCCGATGACAAATCTAGCTTCAAACCGTACTCCAAGTCTTCGGAGAAGAAGGACTCGAGCAGCAGCCTCAGTGGAGATAAAAACAGCTTCCGGGTGCCTAGCGCCACCTGCCAGCCGTTCACTCCCAGGACAGGCAGCCCCAGCTCCTGCACCTCAGTCTCTCCACTGCCGTCCGAAGGCAAAGCGGGGGACaaggaggaaaagaaggagtCCGATAGCAATAAAAGCAGTACGACGGATGGTAATAGCAGCCATAGGATAAGTGGAATTACCTCTGATGCGCAACAGGACAACACGTCTGGATCAAAGACTGTTACGTCAGATTCAGCATCTGTAACCTCATCGTCGTCCTCCATCCTCGGCTCAGGACTGGTAGCCCCCGTTTCTCCATATAAGCCCGGTCATTCAGTTTTCCCCTTACCGCCTGCTGGCATTTCCTATCCTGGGAGTTTAGCGGGTGCCTATGCAGGCTACCCGCAGCCGTTCCTCCCTCCTGGAATGTCCCTTGACCCCACCAAATCCAGCAGccagcttttaagcgcacagtTCGCTGCTGCCAACTCACTGGGATGCAGTAAAGGAACGAGTCCCTTAGCAGGAGCATCCCCGCCGTCTCTAATGTCTGCTGGACTTTGTCGAGACCCCTACTGCCTGAGCTACCACTGCACAAGCCATTTGTCCGGTGCATCCAGCGCCAACTGCGCACATGACTCCGCGGCTGCTGCGGCCGCCGCCACAGCGCTCAAATCTGGATATCCGCTAATGTACCCCACACACCCTTTACACGGCGTGCACTCCTCGGCCCCGTCTTTCAGCGGACATCCCTTGTATCCTTATGGGTTTATGCTGCCCAATGACCCTCTCCCGCATGTGTGTAACTGGGTGTCTGCTAACGGACCATGCGACAAACGCTTCTCCTCCTCTGAGGAGCTCCTCAGCCACTTGCGGACTCACACGGCCTTTGCCGGTACGGAGAAGTTACTATCTGGGTACCCGGGGTCATCTCTTGCCAACGCCGCTGCCGCCGCTGCCATGGCCTGTCACATGCACATGCCTCCCAGTGGCAGCCCGGGCAGCCCCAGCACACTGGCCCTCAGAGCGCCCCATCACGGCTTCGGACTGAGCAGCCGCTATCACCCTTATTCAAAGAGCCCCCTGCCCACTCCAGGGGCCCCGGTCCCGGTGCCCGCTGCCACAGGGCCATATTACTCCCCGTATGCATTGTATGGACAAAGACTGACAACAGCTTCGGCCTTAGGATACCAGTAG